The following proteins come from a genomic window of Pseudomonas sp. WJP1:
- a CDS encoding sulfate ABC transporter substrate-binding protein, with protein sequence MSSIRHFALAALASALFASSAVAKDYELLNVSYDPTRELYQDYNAEFVNFWKKSNPSDSVKIQQSHGGSGKQGRAVIDGLRADVVTLALAGDIDEIAKLGKTLPADWQKRLPEASTPYTSTIVFLVRKGNPKGIKDWGDLVKNDVSVITPNPKTSGGARWNFLAAWAYGLKANGGDEAKAKEYVQTLFKHVPVLDTGARGSTITFVNNGQGDVLLAWENEAFLALKEDGGADKFEIVVPSLSILAEPPVAVVDKNAEKKGNEQIAEAYLKHLYSPAGQEIAAKNFYRPRDKDVAAKYAQQFPKLDLVTIDKDFGGWKTAQPKFFNDGGVFDQIYQAQ encoded by the coding sequence ATGTCGTCGATTCGCCATTTCGCTTTGGCCGCCCTGGCCAGCGCCCTGTTTGCCAGTTCCGCCGTTGCCAAGGATTACGAGCTGCTCAACGTGTCGTACGATCCGACCCGTGAGCTGTACCAGGATTACAACGCTGAATTCGTCAATTTCTGGAAGAAAAGTAATCCAAGCGACAGCGTGAAAATCCAGCAGTCCCACGGTGGCTCGGGCAAACAGGGCCGGGCGGTGATCGACGGCCTGCGCGCCGATGTGGTGACCTTGGCCCTGGCCGGCGACATCGACGAAATCGCCAAGCTCGGCAAGACCCTGCCGGCCGACTGGCAGAAGCGCCTGCCGGAAGCTAGCACGCCATACACCTCGACCATCGTGTTCCTGGTGCGCAAGGGCAACCCTAAAGGCATCAAGGACTGGGGCGACCTGGTCAAGAACGACGTATCGGTGATTACCCCGAACCCGAAAACCTCCGGCGGTGCGCGCTGGAACTTCCTCGCGGCCTGGGCCTATGGCCTGAAAGCCAACGGCGGTGACGAAGCCAAGGCCAAGGAATACGTGCAAACCCTATTCAAGCACGTGCCTGTCCTGGACACCGGTGCTCGTGGTTCGACCATTACCTTCGTCAACAACGGTCAGGGTGACGTGTTGCTGGCTTGGGAAAACGAAGCGTTCCTGGCGCTGAAAGAAGATGGCGGCGCCGACAAGTTCGAGATCGTCGTGCCTTCGCTGTCGATCCTTGCCGAGCCTCCAGTGGCGGTGGTCGACAAGAACGCCGAGAAAAAGGGCAACGAGCAGATCGCCGAAGCCTACCTCAAGCACCTGTACAGCCCTGCCGGCCAGGAAATTGCCGCGAAAAACTTCTATCGTCCACGTGACAAGGATGTGGCTGCCAAATACGCCCAGCAGTTCCCGAAACTGGACCTGGTCACCATCGACAAAGACTTCGGCGGCTGGAAAACCGCGCAGCCGAAATTCTTCAACGACGGCGGCGTATTCGACCAGATTTACCAGGCGCAGTAA
- the cysT gene encoding sulfate ABC transporter permease subunit CysT, translating to MSRRISPVIPGFGLTLGYTLVYLSLIVLIPLAAMFVHAAQLTWDQFWAIISAPRVLAALKLSFGTALYAAIINGIIGTLLAWVLVRYTFPGRKVIDAMIDLPFALPTAVAGIALTALYTPTGLVGQFAADLGFKIAYTPLGITLALTFVTLPFVVRTVQPVLADIPREVEEAAACLGAKPWQVARHILLPALLPAWLTGFALAFARGVGEYGSVIFIAGNMPMKTEILPLLIMVKLDQYDYTGATSIGVLMLVVSFILLLLINLLQRRIETP from the coding sequence ATGTCGCGTCGTATCTCCCCCGTCATACCCGGCTTCGGGCTGACGCTGGGCTACACCTTGGTGTACCTCAGCCTGATTGTGCTCATACCACTGGCGGCGATGTTCGTGCATGCCGCTCAACTCACCTGGGATCAGTTCTGGGCAATCATCTCGGCGCCACGGGTGCTGGCGGCGTTGAAGCTGAGCTTCGGCACCGCCCTGTACGCCGCGATCATCAACGGCATCATCGGCACGCTGCTGGCCTGGGTGCTGGTGCGCTATACCTTCCCTGGGCGCAAGGTCATCGATGCAATGATCGACTTGCCCTTCGCATTGCCCACCGCCGTGGCCGGTATTGCGCTGACCGCGCTGTATACCCCCACCGGGTTGGTAGGGCAGTTTGCAGCGGATCTGGGTTTCAAGATCGCCTACACCCCCCTGGGCATCACCCTCGCCCTCACTTTTGTGACACTTCCATTCGTAGTACGTACCGTACAGCCGGTACTGGCCGATATTCCCCGTGAAGTGGAAGAAGCGGCGGCGTGCCTGGGTGCCAAACCCTGGCAGGTTGCCCGGCATATCCTGTTGCCCGCACTGCTTCCGGCGTGGCTCACCGGTTTCGCCCTGGCCTTTGCCCGCGGTGTCGGCGAGTACGGTTCGGTGATTTTCATCGCCGGCAACATGCCGATGAAAACCGAGATCCTGCCGCTGCTGATCATGGTCAAGCTCGACCAATACGATTACACCGGCGCTACCTCCATTGGTGTACTGATGCTGGTGGTTTCCTTCATTCTGTTGCTGCTGATCAACTTGCTGCAGCGGCGCATCGAAACCCCATAA
- a CDS encoding GGDEF domain-containing protein, with product MVNNQQDSSLTQWPEAAQTLMALMHAQGEVARLSEREQLLNTLLVSVNAVLWAFNWETRQVLYVSPAYERIFGRSADLLLADYNQWRDSIYPDDLEYAERSLADVLDKGAVEDREYRIITADGQLRWISDKCFINRQAEPGQPVIIVGIAEDITDKKQLESELHRLATTDALTRSSNRRHFFEGADHEFEQARQQCTPLSFLMLDIDDFKVINDTYGHQEGDNVLQHIADRGRAALRRGDLFGRIGGEEFAAVFPGCTPQMALQVAERLQREIQALTFNHDGQTFGITVSQGLTSLTAEDKSVESLFARADAAMYEAKRQGKNRIITA from the coding sequence ATGGTCAACAACCAGCAAGACTCATCCCTCACGCAGTGGCCCGAGGCCGCGCAAACCCTGATGGCGCTGATGCACGCCCAAGGCGAGGTGGCGCGCCTGAGCGAACGCGAACAGCTGCTCAACACCTTGCTGGTGAGCGTCAACGCGGTGCTGTGGGCATTCAATTGGGAAACCCGCCAGGTGCTGTATGTCAGCCCCGCCTATGAACGGATTTTCGGCCGCAGCGCCGACCTGCTGTTGGCCGACTACAACCAGTGGCGCGACAGCATTTACCCCGACGATCTCGAATACGCCGAGCGCAGCCTGGCGGACGTGCTGGACAAAGGTGCCGTTGAAGACCGCGAGTACCGAATCATCACCGCCGATGGCCAGCTGCGCTGGATCAGCGACAAGTGCTTCATCAACCGGCAGGCCGAGCCTGGGCAGCCGGTGATCATTGTCGGCATCGCCGAAGACATCACCGACAAGAAACAGCTGGAGTCCGAACTGCATCGTCTGGCAACCACCGACGCCCTGACCCGCAGCAGCAACCGCCGGCATTTCTTCGAAGGCGCCGACCACGAATTCGAACAGGCACGACAACAGTGCACGCCGCTATCGTTTCTCATGCTGGACATCGATGACTTCAAGGTCATCAACGACACCTACGGCCACCAGGAAGGCGATAACGTGCTGCAGCATATTGCCGACCGCGGCCGCGCTGCACTGCGCCGCGGCGATTTGTTCGGGCGCATTGGCGGCGAGGAGTTCGCCGCGGTCTTCCCCGGCTGCACACCGCAGATGGCCCTGCAAGTGGCCGAGCGCTTGCAACGAGAGATTCAGGCGTTGACCTTCAACCACGACGGCCAGACATTCGGCATCACCGTCAGCCAGGGGCTGACCAGCCTCACGGCCGAGGATAAAAGCGTGGAAAGCCTGTTTGCCCGTGCGGATGCGGCGATGTACGAGGCCAAGCGCCAGGGCAAGAACCGGATCATCACGGCCTGA
- a CDS encoding sulfate/molybdate ABC transporter ATP-binding protein: MSIEVRNVSKNFNAFKALNDISLDIQSGELVALLGPSGCGKTTLLRIIAGLETPDQGNIVFHGEDVSGHDVRDRNVGFVFQHYALFRHMTVFDNVAFGLRMKPKNQRPSESQIATKVHELLNMVQLDWLSDRYPEQLSGGQRQRIALARALAVEPKVLLLDEPFGALDAKVRKELRRWLARLHEDINLTSVFVTHDQEEAMEVADRIVVMNKGVIEQIGSPGDVYENPASDFVYHFLGDSNRLHLGEDNHVLFRPHEVSLSRHELEDHHAAEVRDIRPLGATTRVTLKVEGQSDLIEAEVVKDHDSLIGLAKGETLFFKPKVWQKVANI; this comes from the coding sequence ATGTCGATCGAAGTGCGTAATGTCAGCAAGAATTTCAATGCGTTCAAGGCGCTGAATGACATCAGCCTGGACATTCAGAGCGGTGAACTGGTGGCGCTGCTTGGCCCGTCCGGTTGCGGCAAGACCACGCTGCTGCGGATCATCGCCGGCCTGGAAACTCCGGACCAGGGCAACATCGTGTTCCACGGCGAAGACGTCTCCGGCCACGACGTGCGAGATCGCAACGTCGGTTTCGTGTTCCAGCACTACGCCTTGTTCCGCCACATGACGGTGTTCGACAACGTCGCGTTCGGCCTGCGGATGAAGCCGAAAAACCAACGCCCGAGCGAAAGCCAGATCGCAACCAAGGTGCATGAACTGCTGAACATGGTGCAGCTGGACTGGTTGTCTGATCGCTACCCGGAACAACTCTCCGGTGGCCAGCGTCAGCGTATCGCTCTGGCCCGCGCCTTGGCGGTGGAGCCTAAGGTGCTGCTGCTCGACGAACCCTTCGGCGCCCTCGACGCCAAGGTCCGTAAAGAGCTGCGTCGCTGGCTGGCGCGCCTGCATGAAGACATCAACCTGACTTCGGTGTTCGTGACCCACGACCAGGAAGAGGCGATGGAAGTCGCCGACCGTATCGTGGTGATGAACAAGGGCGTGATCGAGCAGATCGGCTCACCGGGCGACGTCTACGAAAATCCGGCCAGCGATTTCGTCTATCACTTCCTCGGCGATTCGAACCGCCTGCATCTGGGCGAAGACAATCACGTGCTGTTCCGTCCGCACGAAGTGTCGCTGTCGCGGCATGAACTGGAAGATCACCATGCGGCCGAAGTGCGGGATATCCGTCCGCTGGGCGCGACCACTCGTGTGACGCTGAAGGTCGAAGGGCAGAGCGATCTGATCGAGGCCGAAGTGGTGAAGGATCACGACAGCCTGATCGGCCTGGCGAAGGGCGAGACGCTGTTCTTCAAACCGAAGGTCTGGCAGAAAGTCGCCAACATCTAA
- a CDS encoding Crp/Fnr family transcriptional regulator, with translation MDMQVWRARLMRGQWFSHLPVSLQDSLLNAARVRHLSAGQLLFQRGDPPCGLYAVLEGAVRVGAVNEQGKEALLGLVEPPHWFGEICLFDGQPRTHDAFGVGQSTLLHIPQTVLLKMLDEQPGHWRQLALLMSQKLRMTFINLEQLSLLPAPARLAHRLLMIAEGYGQLDEPRRVLQLPQEQLAAMLSLSRQTTNQILKDLQGQGILRLGYGEIEILDAPRLRTLVVV, from the coding sequence ATGGATATGCAGGTCTGGCGTGCGCGCCTGATGCGTGGTCAGTGGTTCAGCCATCTGCCTGTGTCCCTACAGGATAGTCTGCTCAATGCTGCGCGGGTGCGGCACCTGTCAGCGGGTCAGCTTTTGTTCCAGCGTGGCGATCCGCCGTGTGGGCTGTATGCGGTGCTTGAAGGCGCGGTACGCGTCGGCGCCGTGAACGAACAGGGCAAGGAGGCATTGCTGGGCCTGGTGGAACCGCCGCACTGGTTCGGCGAGATCTGCCTGTTCGACGGTCAGCCACGTACCCATGATGCGTTCGGCGTGGGGCAGAGCACGCTGCTGCACATCCCGCAAACCGTGCTGCTCAAGATGCTCGACGAACAGCCCGGGCATTGGCGGCAACTGGCATTGCTGATGAGCCAGAAACTGCGCATGACCTTCATCAATCTCGAACAGCTGAGCCTGTTGCCAGCCCCAGCCCGTCTGGCCCATCGTTTGCTGATGATCGCCGAAGGCTACGGCCAGCTCGACGAACCGCGACGCGTCCTGCAACTGCCGCAAGAGCAGCTTGCCGCCATGTTGTCGCTGTCGCGCCAGACCACCAACCAGATCCTCAAGGATTTGCAGGGGCAGGGGATTTTGCGTCTCGGTTATGGCGAGATCGAAATCCTCGATGCGCCAAGGTTGCGCACGTTGGTTGTCGTTTAG
- the cysW gene encoding sulfate ABC transporter permease subunit CysW: MSQSSIAAASSANAARRGSATSRRILIGLGWLIFALFLLLPLFIVVSQGLKNGLGAFFTAIFEPDALSALKLTVIAVLISVPLNLVFGVSAAWCVSKYSFRGKSMLVTLIDLPFSVSPVIAGLVYVLMFGAQGLFGPWLQDHDIQIVFALPGIVLATIFVTVPFVARELIPLMQEQGTQEEEAARLLGANGWQMFWHVTVPNIKWGLIYGVVLCTARAMGEFGAVSVVSGHIRGVTNTLPLHVEILYNEYNHVAAFAVASLLLILALFILLLKQWSENRINRLRASAAEE, from the coding sequence ATGTCCCAATCGTCTATTGCTGCCGCCTCTTCGGCCAACGCTGCCCGCCGTGGCAGTGCAACCTCGCGGCGAATCCTGATCGGCCTTGGCTGGCTGATTTTTGCGCTGTTCCTGTTACTGCCGCTGTTCATCGTGGTGTCCCAGGGTTTGAAAAATGGCCTGGGTGCCTTCTTCACCGCGATCTTCGAACCCGACGCACTGTCGGCGCTGAAACTCACGGTGATTGCCGTACTGATTTCGGTGCCGTTGAACCTGGTGTTCGGTGTCAGTGCCGCGTGGTGCGTGAGCAAGTACTCGTTCCGCGGCAAAAGCATGCTGGTGACCCTGATCGACCTGCCATTCTCGGTATCGCCGGTTATCGCCGGTCTGGTCTATGTGCTGATGTTCGGCGCCCAGGGGCTGTTCGGCCCGTGGCTGCAGGATCACGACATCCAGATCGTCTTCGCCTTGCCGGGAATCGTGCTGGCGACGATTTTCGTCACCGTGCCGTTCGTGGCCCGTGAGCTGATTCCGCTGATGCAGGAGCAGGGCACTCAGGAGGAGGAGGCTGCGCGTTTGCTCGGGGCCAATGGCTGGCAGATGTTCTGGCACGTCACCGTGCCCAACATCAAATGGGGCCTGATCTACGGCGTGGTGCTCTGTACCGCGCGGGCCATGGGTGAATTCGGTGCGGTGTCGGTGGTTTCAGGGCACATTCGCGGGGTGACCAACACCTTGCCGCTGCACGTCGAGATCCTCTACAACGAATACAACCACGTGGCCGCGTTCGCCGTGGCGAGCCTGTTGCTGATCCTGGCGCTCTTCATCCTGCTGCTCAAGCAGTGGAGCGAAAACCGTATTAACCGCCTGCGCGCCAGCGCCGCGGAGGAATGA
- a CDS encoding Mpo1 family 2-hydroxy fatty acid dioxygenase — translation MKKSLVDHLSQYAAYHRDPRNIASHFVGIPLIVVAVAVLLSRPQWAGGWLSPAVLVSLASAWFYLRLELRLGLLMTVLLGLCVWVGHALAQQSTLVWLASGVGMFVIGWAIQFVGHHYEGRKPAFVDDVMGLIVGPLFVVAELAFLLGLRHELKGQIEARAGGVRVNPNSAAA, via the coding sequence ATGAAAAAAAGCCTCGTTGACCATCTCAGTCAATACGCCGCTTACCACCGTGATCCGCGCAACATCGCCAGCCACTTCGTCGGCATTCCATTGATCGTCGTGGCGGTGGCGGTATTGCTGTCCCGTCCGCAATGGGCCGGGGGCTGGCTTTCGCCGGCGGTGCTGGTGTCGTTGGCGTCGGCGTGGTTCTACCTGCGCCTGGAGTTGCGCCTCGGCCTGTTGATGACGGTGTTGCTGGGGCTGTGCGTTTGGGTAGGTCATGCACTGGCGCAGCAAAGCACGCTGGTCTGGCTGGCGAGCGGCGTCGGGATGTTTGTGATCGGCTGGGCGATTCAGTTTGTCGGGCATCACTACGAGGGACGCAAGCCGGCGTTTGTCGATGATGTGATGGGGTTGATTGTCGGGCCGTTGTTTGTGGTGGCTGAGTTGGCGTTTTTGCTGGGGTTGCGGCATGAGCTCAAAGGGCAGATCGAGGCGCGTGCTGGGGGGGTGCGGGTCAATCCGAATAGCGCTGCTGCATAA
- the oscA gene encoding sulfur starvation response protein OscA has protein sequence MSASLRSVDGQDEATILREIQSALRDLRFGAVEITVHNAQVVQIERKEKFRLQQPGNKPG, from the coding sequence ATGAGCGCATCTCTACGTAGCGTTGACGGCCAGGACGAAGCAACCATCCTGCGCGAAATCCAGAGCGCCTTGCGCGACCTGCGGTTTGGTGCGGTGGAAATCACCGTGCACAACGCCCAGGTGGTCCAGATCGAACGCAAGGAAAAATTCCGCTTGCAGCAGCCGGGCAATAAACCGGGCTGA
- a CDS encoding response regulator: MTVVILPAIPRVLIAEADPWTRDLLKEVLLNVRCDARLDLCADGQQALALLASNPYDLVIADWELPGVDGLNVLRSVRQRKRNPPLPFILMSSRNDSASVREALPLAPAAYLTKPLNMASLTQRLQALLLNAGEEVSCEVPTLAPGMTLSVFLERRRELAEGAPLMTDVQVAVKRSLNPNGLDLTVLEDEIRTDPQVTAVLIAAANSAAQHHGTAVQTLSQALHRLGTGQSMNLILGLTLKRSARLSDPQLADYAERYWDLSLHTAEYARTLARLLDLDQARCYCAGMLHRLGDLALLRCLQEWKQAGGDLDEQEQVGEALAEFGAAYGSALRTRWRLPLELRQLIAAAYQLGGGVYSREALVMNMAAQLARLTEHEGLEALANSRTARLLKIGLPELVRMRKK; this comes from the coding sequence ATGACAGTCGTCATTTTACCCGCGATTCCGAGAGTGCTGATCGCCGAGGCCGACCCATGGACCCGCGATCTGCTCAAGGAAGTGTTGTTGAACGTTCGCTGCGATGCGCGGCTGGATTTGTGTGCCGATGGTCAGCAGGCGTTGGCTTTGCTGGCGTCAAACCCATACGACCTGGTCATCGCCGATTGGGAGTTGCCAGGCGTCGACGGCCTGAATGTGTTGCGCAGTGTGCGCCAGCGTAAGCGCAATCCACCGTTGCCCTTCATTCTGATGAGCAGCCGCAACGACAGTGCGAGCGTACGTGAGGCCTTGCCGCTGGCCCCCGCCGCGTACCTGACCAAACCCCTGAACATGGCAAGCCTGACCCAGCGCCTGCAGGCTTTGCTGCTGAACGCTGGGGAAGAGGTATCGTGCGAGGTGCCAACGCTGGCGCCGGGCATGACGTTGTCCGTGTTCCTTGAGCGTCGTCGCGAACTGGCGGAAGGCGCGCCGCTGATGACCGACGTGCAAGTGGCGGTCAAGCGAAGCCTCAATCCAAATGGTCTGGATTTGACGGTGCTGGAAGATGAGATCCGCACCGATCCACAGGTCACCGCCGTGCTGATCGCCGCTGCCAACAGCGCCGCCCAGCACCATGGCACCGCTGTGCAGACGCTGTCCCAGGCGCTTCACCGTTTGGGCACCGGGCAGAGCATGAACCTGATCCTGGGCCTGACACTCAAGCGCAGTGCGCGGCTCAGCGATCCGCAGCTGGCGGACTATGCCGAGCGTTACTGGGATTTGTCGCTGCACACCGCTGAGTACGCGCGAACACTGGCGCGCTTGCTGGATCTGGATCAAGCACGTTGCTACTGCGCCGGCATGCTGCATCGGCTGGGCGACCTGGCGTTGCTGCGCTGCTTGCAGGAATGGAAACAGGCCGGTGGCGACCTGGACGAGCAGGAGCAAGTGGGCGAGGCGCTGGCCGAGTTCGGTGCTGCCTACGGTTCGGCGTTGCGCACCCGCTGGCGCCTGCCGCTGGAGCTGCGGCAGCTGATTGCGGCGGCTTACCAGCTCGGTGGCGGGGTTTACTCCCGCGAGGCCCTGGTGATGAACATGGCGGCGCAACTGGCGCGCCTGACCGAGCATGAGGGCCTTGAGGCGCTGGCCAATAGTCGAACGGCGCGGTTGCTGAAGATCGGCTTGCCGGAGCTGGTGCGGATGCGCAAGAAATAG
- the desA gene encoding delta-9 fatty acid desaturase DesA, with amino-acid sequence MWYEGFLGLSPWSLVAVTLLMTHVTIIGVTVYLHRYSAHRSLELNAGLKHFFRFWLWLTTAQNTREWTAIHRKHHAKCETVDDPHSPVIKGLSTVLRKGAELYRAEAENPETLRIYGKNCPDDWIERNVYTRFPLLGVAIMAVIDLLLFGTIGITIWAVQMMWIPVWAAGVVNGLGHAIGYRNFECRDAATNLVPWGILIGGEELHNNHHTYPNSAKLSVKKWEFDLGWAWIQVFSFLRLAKVQRVAPIAHRVEGKGNLDMDTAMAILNNRFQIMAQYRKLVIGPLVKQELEKVDHSVRHQFHRAKRLLSRETSLLDDKHHVRIQNMLEHSQALKVIYEKRLALQQIWVKTSSNGHDMLAAIKDWVHEAEASGIQSLRDFADQLKTYSLRPSAT; translated from the coding sequence ATGTGGTACGAAGGTTTTCTCGGCTTGTCGCCCTGGTCACTGGTGGCAGTCACCCTGCTGATGACCCACGTCACGATCATCGGCGTCACGGTCTATCTGCATCGTTACTCAGCCCATCGCTCGCTTGAGTTGAATGCTGGCCTGAAACATTTCTTCCGCTTCTGGCTGTGGTTGACCACGGCGCAGAACACCCGCGAGTGGACCGCCATCCACCGCAAGCATCACGCCAAATGCGAAACCGTCGATGACCCGCACAGCCCGGTGATCAAGGGCCTGTCCACCGTTCTGCGCAAAGGCGCCGAACTGTACCGCGCCGAAGCGGAAAACCCCGAGACCCTGCGCATCTACGGCAAGAACTGCCCGGACGACTGGATCGAACGCAACGTCTACACCCGCTTTCCACTGCTGGGCGTGGCGATCATGGCCGTTATCGACCTGCTGCTGTTCGGCACCATCGGCATCACCATCTGGGCCGTCCAGATGATGTGGATCCCGGTGTGGGCCGCCGGCGTGGTCAATGGCCTGGGCCATGCCATCGGCTACCGCAACTTCGAGTGCCGCGATGCGGCGACCAACCTGGTGCCCTGGGGCATCCTGATCGGTGGTGAAGAGCTGCATAACAACCATCACACCTACCCTAACTCGGCAAAACTGTCGGTGAAGAAGTGGGAATTCGATCTGGGCTGGGCCTGGATCCAGGTATTCAGTTTCCTGCGCCTGGCCAAGGTCCAGCGGGTCGCGCCCATTGCCCACCGTGTCGAAGGCAAGGGCAACCTGGACATGGACACCGCCATGGCGATCCTCAACAACCGCTTCCAGATCATGGCCCAGTACCGCAAGCTGGTGATCGGGCCTCTGGTCAAGCAAGAGCTGGAAAAGGTCGATCACTCGGTCCGCCATCAGTTCCACCGCGCCAAGCGTTTGCTCTCGCGCGAAACCAGCCTGCTGGACGACAAGCACCACGTGCGCATCCAGAACATGCTCGAGCACAGCCAGGCACTGAAGGTAATCTACGAGAAACGCCTGGCCTTGCAGCAGATCTGGGTCAAGACCAGCTCAAATGGTCACGACATGCTGGCCGCCATCAAGGACTGGGTACACGAAGCCGAAGCCAGCGGTATTCAATCGCTGCGCGACTTCGCCGATCAGCTGAAAACCTATTCCCTGCGCCCAAGCGCTACCTGA
- the dibA gene encoding phosphodiesterase DibA encodes MSASYRDAMRAALLYLLISVAWMLLSGYLLSSLFDNSAERLRWQLINGYAWVVLSAVLIFIARARLLRCLGVGAKLRERSEDRERLRQAAAVFDCTREGVLVTDHQGQIVHVNRAFMAITGYQREEVLGRQPSLFKSGHHPPAFYQAMFATLNSVGEWSGEIWNRRKSGEIYPQWQTIRIIHDDQGRCSQFVAVFSDISAIKDSEHELRHLAHHDPLTGLPNRLLFTDRATQALASAQIHKRGCALLMIDLDHFVMINDSLGHSMGDQLLKAVAERLRAMFDPGVTLARLGGDEFAVLAESCPQLMQAAALAQRIIEGLKEPFDIHGQRLFINASIGISQFPSDALSAEQLLRNADSALFKAKSAGRNGYALYTEELTAHAQQGVETASELRRALEQDELRVFYQPVHDLKTRRLVGVEALVRWEHPQRGMVSPAQFIPVAERTGLIAQIDAWVMRQACEQMCLWQQAGVALSFVAVNVSSRLFAGRELYQQVAQVLRETGLDPACLELEVTESAVMEDPEVALEQMHRLRELGVQLAIDDFGTGYSSLLRLKRLPVQKLKIDQGFVAGLPMDEDDAAIVRVIIALAQSMGMQVQAEGIEQVEQAAFLLEHGSHLGQGYWFGRPVPAGQLDWLRAPVIA; translated from the coding sequence ATGTCTGCCAGCTATCGCGATGCCATGCGTGCAGCGCTGCTTTACCTGCTGATTTCCGTGGCTTGGATGCTGCTCAGTGGCTATTTATTGAGCAGTTTATTCGATAACTCGGCCGAGCGCTTACGCTGGCAACTGATCAACGGTTATGCCTGGGTGGTGCTGAGCGCGGTCTTGATCTTCATTGCCCGTGCACGACTGTTGCGTTGCCTGGGCGTCGGCGCGAAATTGCGTGAACGAAGCGAAGACCGCGAGCGTCTGCGCCAGGCCGCCGCCGTGTTCGATTGCACCCGTGAAGGGGTGCTGGTCACCGATCACCAAGGGCAGATCGTGCATGTGAACCGCGCCTTCATGGCTATCACCGGCTATCAGCGTGAAGAAGTGCTGGGGCGCCAGCCCAGTCTGTTCAAGTCGGGGCATCATCCACCCGCGTTCTACCAGGCGATGTTCGCCACGCTCAACAGCGTCGGCGAGTGGAGCGGGGAAATCTGGAACCGCCGCAAAAGCGGCGAAATCTACCCGCAATGGCAAACCATCCGCATCATCCACGATGACCAGGGGCGTTGCAGTCAATTCGTGGCGGTGTTTTCCGACATCAGCGCAATCAAGGACTCGGAACATGAGTTGAGGCACCTGGCTCATCACGATCCGCTCACCGGCCTGCCCAATCGCCTGCTGTTCACCGATCGCGCCACGCAAGCCCTGGCATCGGCGCAGATCCACAAGCGTGGCTGTGCGTTGCTGATGATCGATCTGGATCACTTCGTGATGATCAACGACAGCCTCGGGCACTCAATGGGTGACCAATTGCTCAAGGCGGTGGCCGAACGCTTGCGTGCCATGTTCGACCCTGGGGTCACCCTGGCGCGCCTGGGGGGCGATGAGTTCGCCGTGCTGGCCGAAAGTTGTCCGCAACTGATGCAGGCCGCGGCGCTCGCCCAGCGGATCATCGAGGGCCTCAAGGAGCCTTTCGACATTCACGGGCAGCGGCTGTTCATCAACGCCAGTATCGGTATCAGCCAGTTTCCCAGCGATGCATTGAGTGCCGAGCAGTTGTTGCGCAACGCCGATTCGGCACTGTTCAAGGCCAAGAGCGCCGGGCGCAATGGCTATGCCCTGTACACCGAAGAGTTGACGGCCCATGCCCAGCAGGGGGTCGAGACCGCCTCTGAACTGCGCAGGGCGCTTGAGCAGGACGAGCTACGGGTGTTTTACCAGCCGGTTCACGATCTCAAGACCCGTCGCCTGGTCGGCGTCGAGGCGCTGGTGCGTTGGGAGCATCCGCAGCGCGGCATGGTGTCGCCTGCGCAATTCATTCCGGTCGCCGAGCGGACGGGACTGATCGCCCAGATTGACGCTTGGGTGATGCGCCAGGCCTGTGAGCAGATGTGCCTATGGCAGCAGGCGGGCGTGGCGTTGTCGTTTGTCGCGGTGAATGTGTCATCGCGTCTGTTCGCCGGCCGTGAGCTCTACCAACAGGTTGCGCAGGTGCTGCGCGAAACCGGCCTGGACCCGGCCTGCCTGGAGCTGGAAGTCACCGAGAGCGCGGTGATGGAAGATCCAGAGGTCGCGCTTGAGCAAATGCACCGGCTACGGGAGTTGGGGGTGCAACTGGCCATCGATGATTTCGGGACCGGTTATTCGTCGCTGTTGCGACTCAAGCGCCTGCCGGTACAGAAACTCAAGATCGACCAGGGTTTTGTCGCCGGGTTGCCGATGGACGAGGACGACGCGGCCATCGTGCGGGTCATCATTGCCCTGGCGCAGAGCATGGGCATGCAGGTGCAAGCCGAAGGCATCGAGCAGGTCGAGCAGGCGGCGTTCCTGCTCGAACACGGCAGCCATCTGGGGCAGGGTTACTGGTTTGGGCGGCCGGTGCCGGCTGGGCAATTGGATTGGTTGCGTGCTCCAGTGATCGCCTGA